In the Staphylococcus sp. IVB6240 genome, one interval contains:
- the nadE gene encoding ammonia-dependent NAD(+) synthetase gives MNKMQAMIVNDMKVTPTIDSVETIETIKDFIKQYVKAHAFVRTLVLGISGGQDSTLAGKLVQLAVSELNETAEQPYTFIAVKLPYGVQRDADDVEDALKFIEPDRIVTVNIQPAVDQSVASLEAAGFSLTDFQKGNEKARERMKVQYAIAANTSGIVVGTDHSAENITGFFTKHGDGAADIAPLFGLNKRQGRQLLKHLGAAAHLYEKVPTADLEDDKPQLPDEVALGVTYDVIDDYLEGKTVSPEDAEVIERHFVRNAHKRELAYTRFTWPKSAQDHEL, from the coding sequence ATGAATAAGATGCAAGCTATGATTGTAAATGACATGAAAGTAACACCAACGATTGATAGTGTTGAAACCATCGAAACGATTAAAGATTTTATAAAACAATATGTGAAAGCACATGCCTTTGTGAGAACACTTGTCCTTGGTATTTCAGGTGGACAAGATTCCACATTGGCAGGTAAGCTCGTTCAACTTGCTGTGAGTGAATTGAATGAAACAGCAGAACAACCGTATACGTTTATTGCGGTGAAGTTACCTTATGGGGTCCAACGTGATGCAGATGATGTAGAAGACGCATTGAAATTTATTGAGCCAGATCGCATTGTCACAGTGAATATTCAACCTGCAGTGGATCAGAGTGTGGCATCATTAGAAGCAGCCGGATTTTCACTGACTGACTTCCAAAAAGGGAATGAAAAAGCGCGTGAACGTATGAAAGTTCAATATGCGATTGCAGCGAATACAAGTGGTATCGTTGTCGGGACCGATCATTCTGCAGAAAATATTACCGGTTTCTTTACTAAGCATGGAGATGGTGCCGCAGATATTGCACCGTTGTTTGGCTTGAATAAACGTCAAGGTCGTCAATTGTTAAAACATCTCGGTGCAGCCGCACATTTATATGAAAAAGTGCCTACTGCAGATTTAGAAGATGATAAGCCGCAACTACCAGATGAAGTTGCACTTGGTGTCACATATGATGTCATCGATGACTATTTGGAAGGTAAGACAGTATCACCTGAGGATGCAGAAGTGATTGAACGTCACTTTGTAAGAAATGCACATAAACGTGAGTTAGCATATACACGCTTTACATGGCCAAAGTCAGCACAAGACCATGAATTGTGA
- a CDS encoding nicotinate phosphoribosyltransferase, giving the protein MYQFEDDSLMLHNDLYQINMAESYWFDGIHERKAVFDIYFRKMPFESGYAVFNGLRRVIEFVENCHFSQSDIEYLSSIGYQDDFLAYLKDLRFTGNIRSMQEGELCFNNEPLLRVEAPLIQAQLIETALLNIINFQTLISTKASLIKQVAPNDTLMEFGTRRAHEMDAAVWGARATIIGGFDSTSNVRAGKLFNIPVSGTHAHAFVQTYGDEYIAFKKYAERHKNCVFLVDTFHTLKSGVPNAIRVAKELGDKINFVGIRLDSGDIAYLSKEARKMLDAAGFPDAKIIASNDLDESTISSLKAQGATVDSWGVGTKLITAYQQPALGAVYKMVAVEDENGEYVDRIKLSNNAEKVTTPGMKRVYRIINTKTNKAEGDYITLEHEVPSSESPLKMFHPIHTYKTKFIKQFKAIDLHQDIFKDGQLIYTCPSEQEAKAYLEDNLDLLWDENKRFLNPEEYPVDLSTACWENKQKRIFEVAEKVKEMEEAYE; this is encoded by the coding sequence ATGTACCAATTTGAAGATGATAGCTTGATGCTACACAATGATTTATACCAAATTAACATGGCAGAATCGTATTGGTTTGATGGCATTCATGAGCGCAAAGCAGTCTTTGATATTTATTTTAGAAAGATGCCTTTTGAGAGTGGATATGCGGTATTCAATGGCTTGCGTAGAGTGATTGAATTTGTTGAAAACTGTCATTTCTCACAAAGTGATATCGAATATTTAAGTTCGATTGGCTATCAAGATGATTTCTTAGCTTATTTAAAAGATTTACGATTTACGGGGAATATTCGATCTATGCAAGAGGGTGAGTTATGCTTTAATAACGAGCCATTACTACGTGTTGAGGCACCGTTAATTCAAGCACAATTGATTGAAACGGCACTATTAAATATCATTAACTTCCAAACACTTATTTCAACTAAAGCAAGCTTGATCAAGCAAGTAGCGCCAAACGATACATTGATGGAGTTTGGCACACGTCGTGCACATGAAATGGATGCAGCGGTATGGGGCGCACGTGCGACAATTATCGGTGGTTTTGATTCAACAAGTAATGTGCGTGCTGGTAAGTTATTTAATATTCCAGTTTCAGGGACACATGCACATGCTTTTGTTCAAACATACGGCGATGAATATATCGCATTTAAAAAATATGCGGAACGTCATAAAAACTGTGTGTTTTTAGTAGATACATTCCATACATTGAAGTCAGGGGTTCCAAATGCAATTCGTGTTGCAAAAGAACTAGGAGACAAAATCAACTTTGTGGGCATTCGTCTGGATTCAGGCGACATTGCCTACTTATCAAAAGAAGCACGTAAAATGTTAGATGCAGCCGGATTTCCAGATGCTAAAATTATCGCATCCAATGACCTGGATGAATCGACAATTTCCAGCTTAAAAGCACAAGGTGCAACAGTGGATTCTTGGGGGGTTGGAACGAAATTAATTACCGCTTATCAACAACCTGCGTTAGGTGCAGTCTATAAAATGGTTGCTGTAGAAGATGAAAACGGTGAGTATGTCGATCGTATTAAACTGTCAAATAATGCTGAAAAAGTAACGACACCTGGTATGAAACGTGTCTATCGTATTATCAATACAAAAACAAATAAGGCTGAAGGTGACTACATTACATTAGAACATGAAGTGCCATCAAGTGAATCACCATTAAAAATGTTCCACCCAATTCACACATATAAGACAAAGTTTATTAAACAATTCAAAGCGATTGATTTACATCAAGATATTTTCAAAGATGGACAACTTATCTATACGTGTCCGTCAGAACAAGAAGCAAAAGCCTATTTAGAAGATAACTTAGACTTATTGTGGGATGAAAACAAACGTTTCTTAAACCCTGAAGAATATCCTGTTGACTTAAGTACAGCATGTTGGGAAAACAAACAAAAACGTATCTTTGAAGTAGCTGAAAAAGTTAAGGAGATGGAAGAAGCCTATGAATAA
- a CDS encoding nitric oxide synthase oxygenase has translation MLQQARTFITDMYKELELSEAACAERLASIEQEIATTGTYRHTTEELTYGARIAWRQSNRCIGRLFWEKLTVKDARDVQDETTFIQTIHEHIETATNGGRIKPTITIFAQSDVPGPKIFNNQLIRYAGYEDKGDPAEREVTQLAEHLGWRGKGTDFDILPLIYQLPGQSIKYHAYPKSLIMEVPIQHKNYPKVAALGLKWYAVPIISSMDLKIGGITYPTVPFNGWYMVNEIAVRNFTDSYRYNLLETFAEAMDFDNLRNTSFNKDRVMVEINDAVYQSFRQAGVSMVDHLTASKQFEQFEHNEAAQGRTVTGKWSWLAPPLSPTLTANYHHGYQNDVREPNFFYKEKTTSGCPFH, from the coding sequence ATGTTACAACAAGCACGTACGTTTATTACTGACATGTATAAAGAACTAGAGCTATCAGAAGCTGCTTGTGCAGAACGTCTCGCAAGCATTGAACAAGAAATTGCAACAACTGGTACATATCGCCACACAACAGAAGAACTGACATATGGCGCACGTATCGCATGGCGCCAATCCAATCGCTGTATTGGTCGATTGTTTTGGGAAAAATTAACGGTCAAAGATGCACGTGATGTCCAAGATGAAACCACATTTATCCAGACAATTCATGAACATATTGAAACAGCAACGAATGGTGGACGCATTAAGCCAACCATTACCATTTTTGCGCAATCTGATGTCCCAGGCCCTAAAATTTTTAACAATCAATTGATTCGCTATGCAGGATATGAGGATAAAGGCGATCCCGCTGAACGAGAAGTCACGCAACTCGCTGAACATTTAGGGTGGCGCGGTAAAGGGACGGATTTTGATATTCTTCCACTGATTTATCAACTGCCAGGTCAATCGATCAAGTATCATGCCTATCCTAAATCACTCATTATGGAAGTGCCGATTCAACATAAAAATTATCCAAAAGTTGCAGCACTCGGATTGAAATGGTATGCAGTGCCCATTATTTCAAGTATGGATTTGAAAATTGGTGGCATTACTTATCCAACTGTTCCTTTTAATGGTTGGTATATGGTAAATGAAATTGCAGTGCGTAACTTTACAGACAGCTATCGCTATAATCTTTTAGAAACATTCGCAGAGGCAATGGATTTTGATAACTTGCGCAACACATCATTCAATAAAGATCGTGTGATGGTAGAAATCAATGATGCAGTTTATCAATCCTTTCGACAAGCGGGTGTATCAATGGTAGATCATCTAACCGCTTCCAAACAGTTTGAGCAATTTGAGCATAATGAAGCAGCACAGGGGCGTACAGTCACGGGTAAATGGTCATGGTTAGCACCACCTCTATCACCAACACTTACCGCAAACTACCATCACGGTTATCAAAATGACGTACGTGAACCGAACTTTTTTTATAAAGAAAAGACAACTTCTGGCTGTCCTTTCCACTAA
- a CDS encoding prephenate dehydratase domain-containing protein has protein sequence MNLYYLGPQGTFSYLAAKQYRDNQTDTQLVAKSQLYEVMTALLDDPTSRAIVPIENAIEGTINIVADTLVEQPFTVVDEVLLDIAFGLYGQPGQTLNDIQKVYSIGPAISQTQKFIHQHHLTYDFTTSTIAALDYVDDTTGAIIPLGSGEVYGYTPLASHIEDYTHNQTRFLVLQHADFAIQSSGDTCLLVITPKRDQPGLLASVLNTFALFQVNLSWIESRPLKTQLGMYRFFVQADCPNQQHLDKIITILETLDFEIQSLGRFHS, from the coding sequence ATGAATCTCTATTATTTGGGACCCCAAGGAACGTTCTCGTATTTGGCTGCCAAACAATATCGTGACAATCAAACAGATACGCAACTCGTCGCAAAATCACAACTTTATGAAGTGATGACTGCATTGTTAGATGACCCAACAAGCCGAGCGATTGTCCCAATTGAAAATGCCATTGAAGGGACGATTAATATCGTGGCAGATACATTGGTTGAACAACCGTTTACTGTTGTTGACGAAGTATTACTCGATATCGCATTTGGCTTATATGGACAACCGGGACAAACATTAAATGATATTCAAAAAGTCTATTCCATTGGCCCAGCCATTAGCCAAACACAGAAGTTTATTCATCAACATCACTTAACCTATGACTTTACTACGAGTACGATCGCTGCATTAGATTATGTTGACGATACAACGGGTGCTATTATTCCACTTGGGAGTGGTGAAGTATATGGATATACACCCCTCGCGTCGCATATAGAAGATTATACGCACAATCAAACACGCTTTCTCGTATTACAGCATGCTGACTTTGCGATACAAAGCAGTGGTGATACTTGCTTGCTCGTCATTACACCAAAGCGTGACCAACCAGGACTTCTAGCAAGTGTCTTAAATACCTTTGCCCTATTTCAAGTTAACTTATCATGGATTGAATCTCGTCCATTAAAAACACAACTGGGCATGTATCGTTTCTTTGTCCAAGCCGATTGTCCAAATCAACAACACTTAGACAAAATCATCACTATTTTAGAAACGTTAGATTTTGAGATACAGTCTTTAGGTCGCTTTCATTCATAA
- a CDS encoding glycoside hydrolase family 55 protein, with product MAINVLSFGATTQNRWRDTIGIQRALNQAKKGPITVYIPPGTYHIMKALKIYEGTTLLLDKGATLLRTGRDALIKNGSSLRRYHDYDGHGYIRICGGTFDMNGNDYPYNNTAMCIGHAREVEIKGATIKNVVGGHGIDACGLDGVHIHDCEFLGFYDINGDRSFSEAIQLDLFVKGAFPKFGRNDGTITKHAIIENCYFGSSHEGKMHAWNRAIGSHASRVDHYYETVVIENNVFDGMQDYALTPLKGKNLWIHNNVFRNCAGGIRYLGVYQGKNAWTLNGKTHVKQGGEGFFVLNNTFLDIGPKDTMHIRSHKEAPHTQVEILENTFAGKCAPITLTAIKDIILQTDNNIPKTKEKQVVNKKHV from the coding sequence TTGGCTATTAATGTTTTAAGTTTTGGTGCAACAACACAAAATAGATGGCGAGATACGATAGGGATTCAACGTGCTTTAAACCAAGCGAAGAAGGGGCCTATTACCGTATACATACCACCTGGTACGTATCATATTATGAAAGCATTGAAGATTTATGAAGGGACGACATTATTATTAGATAAAGGTGCCACTTTATTGCGCACAGGTCGAGATGCATTGATTAAAAATGGATCAAGTTTGAGACGCTACCATGATTATGACGGCCACGGTTATATTCGTATTTGTGGTGGTACGTTCGATATGAATGGTAACGACTATCCTTATAACAATACGGCAATGTGTATCGGTCATGCACGTGAAGTTGAAATAAAAGGTGCCACAATTAAAAATGTTGTTGGTGGTCATGGCATTGATGCCTGTGGTTTAGATGGCGTTCATATTCATGATTGTGAATTTCTTGGGTTTTATGACATCAACGGAGATCGTTCATTTTCAGAAGCTATTCAATTAGATTTATTTGTGAAGGGGGCATTTCCGAAGTTTGGTCGCAATGATGGAACGATTACAAAGCATGCCATCATTGAAAATTGTTATTTTGGAAGTTCACATGAAGGTAAGATGCATGCATGGAATCGTGCCATTGGCTCACATGCGAGTCGTGTTGACCATTATTATGAAACGGTCGTTATTGAAAATAATGTCTTTGATGGTATGCAAGATTATGCGCTCACACCTTTAAAGGGAAAAAACTTGTGGATTCATAACAATGTATTTCGTAACTGTGCAGGTGGCATCCGTTACTTAGGCGTATATCAAGGGAAAAATGCTTGGACACTTAATGGTAAAACCCATGTCAAACAAGGTGGCGAAGGATTCTTCGTACTAAACAATACATTTCTTGATATCGGGCCAAAAGATACGATGCATATTCGAAGTCATAAAGAGGCGCCACATACACAAGTTGAAATATTAGAAAATACATTCGCAGGGAAGTGTGCGCCGATCACACTGACAGCCATTAAAGATATCATCCTTCAAACGGATAACAATATCCCTAAAACAAAAGAAAAACAAGTTGTAAATAAAAAACATGTATAA
- a CDS encoding isochorismatase family cysteine hydrolase: MTKRALLVVDYSYDFIAEDGKLTCGEAGQRIEPFIVKRIQDYIDQDDHIFFLMDLHEENDPYHPETKLFPSHNIVDTPGRDLYGEVKSLYEKIQSQSNVHFIDKRRYDSFYGTPLDALLRERHIDTVELLGVCTDICVLHTAVSAYNLGYQLVIPKDGVASFNQVGHEWALSHFKDTLGAKVE, encoded by the coding sequence ATGACAAAACGTGCATTGTTAGTTGTAGATTACTCGTATGACTTTATTGCTGAAGATGGCAAGTTAACTTGTGGTGAAGCGGGTCAACGCATTGAGCCATTTATTGTGAAACGTATTCAAGATTATATCGACCAGGATGACCATATCTTTTTCTTAATGGATTTACATGAGGAAAACGATCCTTATCATCCAGAAACAAAACTTTTCCCATCCCATAATATTGTCGATACACCTGGACGTGACTTATACGGTGAAGTGAAGTCATTATATGAAAAGATCCAATCTCAAAGTAATGTTCACTTTATTGATAAACGTCGCTACGACTCTTTTTATGGTACGCCACTTGACGCCTTATTAAGAGAAAGACATATTGATACAGTCGAACTCTTAGGGGTATGTACGGACATATGTGTATTACATACGGCTGTAAGTGCCTACAATCTTGGTTATCAATTGGTAATCCCTAAAGATGGCGTGGCTTCTTTCAACCAAGTCGGTCACGAATGGGCATTATCACACTTTAAGGATACATTAGGCGCAAAGGTAGAATAA
- a CDS encoding manganese-dependent inorganic pyrophosphatase produces MTTYIFGHQNPDTDAISSAIIMADFEQQNGNTEAKAYRLGDVSPETQYALDHFKVAAPELLTDDLTDQEVILVDHNEFQQSAETIDKAVIKHVIDHHRIANFETAGPLYYRAEPVGCTATILYKMYKEQGFEIRPEIAGLMISAIISDSLLFKSPTCTSQDVNAAKALAEIAGVDLDAYGLDMLKAGASTADKSEEALLDADAKSFSMGDYTVRIGQVNTVDIDEVFARQEALENAMNKASVENGYDIFVLAITDIINSDSKILVVGAEKDTVASAFDTTLDNNTAFLPGVVSRKKQIVPPITTALTK; encoded by the coding sequence ATGACAACATATATTTTTGGTCATCAAAACCCAGATACTGATGCGATTTCATCAGCAATTATTATGGCAGATTTTGAACAACAAAATGGAAACACTGAAGCGAAAGCTTATCGTTTAGGCGACGTAAGTCCTGAAACACAATATGCGCTTGATCACTTTAAAGTTGCAGCGCCTGAATTATTAACAGACGATTTAACAGATCAAGAAGTTATTTTAGTCGACCATAACGAATTCCAACAAAGTGCTGAAACAATTGACAAAGCTGTGATCAAACATGTAATCGATCATCACCGTATCGCGAACTTTGAAACAGCAGGTCCTTTATACTACCGTGCTGAACCAGTGGGCTGTACTGCAACAATTCTTTACAAAATGTACAAAGAACAAGGCTTTGAAATCCGTCCTGAAATTGCTGGCTTAATGATTTCAGCGATTATTTCTGATAGTTTATTATTCAAATCACCTACTTGTACATCACAAGACGTAAATGCAGCGAAAGCATTAGCTGAAATTGCTGGTGTAGACTTAGATGCATATGGTCTTGACATGTTAAAAGCAGGTGCATCTACAGCAGATAAATCTGAAGAAGCACTTTTAGATGCCGATGCTAAATCATTCAGCATGGGTGACTACACAGTTCGTATCGGCCAAGTCAATACAGTCGATATCGACGAAGTATTCGCACGTCAAGAAGCACTTGAAAATGCGATGAACAAAGCAAGTGTTGAAAATGGTTATGATATCTTCGTATTAGCCATCACAGATATTATCAACAGCGATTCTAAAATCTTAGTCGTTGGTGCAGAGAAAGATACTGTTGCATCAGCATTTGATACAACATTAGATAACAATACAGCATTCTTACCAGGTGTGGTATCACGTAAAAAACAAATCGTACCACCTATTACAACAGCTTTAACAAAATAA
- a CDS encoding GNAT family N-acetyltransferase, with product MTYDIKEADNKFYIGEDINAPIAEITFVYRDEHTIDVNHTFVSPELRGGGVAKQLFNRVIDKAQRENLKIIPTCSYAKVQFERDASIASLKA from the coding sequence ATGACATACGATATTAAAGAAGCGGATAATAAGTTCTATATCGGAGAAGACATTAACGCACCAATAGCAGAGATTACATTTGTTTATCGAGATGAACATACGATTGATGTCAATCACACATTTGTATCTCCTGAATTACGCGGTGGCGGTGTAGCAAAACAATTGTTTAACCGTGTAATCGATAAAGCACAGCGTGAAAACTTAAAAATCATTCCAACATGTAGTTATGCAAAGGTACAATTCGAAAGAGATGCATCTATTGCGTCACTAAAAGCATAA
- a CDS encoding aldehyde dehydrogenase, whose protein sequence is MQQIIDQVQRSKDYFYTHETKSIKFRKQQLKRLSKSIKKHESALKDALLTDLGKGSIEAYATEIGYTLSSIKLMRKSIEKWSKKEAVDTPVHLFPAKSFIVKEPLGTVLIIGPFNYPFQLLFEPLIGAIAAGNTAVIKPSELTPNVAKVVEEIITATFEPKYVSVVQGGADVIQTLLQQPFDHIFFTGSERVGKIVYKAAAEQMIPVTLELGGKSPVIIDKTANLKVASERISFGKFINTGQTCVAPDYILIDESVKVPFIHALRTTLKEFYGSNPLTSEDLGHIVNERHFDCLALLMDKQQDQCIIGGERNVEQRRIAPTVYDNVKADDPLMQEEIFGPLLPIMTYQNIDDAFQFVQSRPKPLALYLFSEDENTSDRVLNELSFGGGAINDTLLHLANPNLPFGGVGASGIGHYHGKYSFDTFTHDKSYIFKTTKLESGLFFPPYQGKLDAIKKLFKK, encoded by the coding sequence ATGCAACAAATTATCGACCAAGTCCAGCGTTCAAAAGATTATTTTTATACACATGAAACAAAATCAATCAAATTCCGTAAGCAACAATTGAAGCGCTTATCAAAAAGTATTAAAAAACATGAAAGTGCGTTAAAAGACGCCTTGTTAACAGATCTCGGAAAAGGCAGTATTGAGGCATATGCAACTGAGATTGGCTATACATTAAGCAGTATTAAACTTATGCGTAAATCTATCGAAAAATGGAGTAAAAAAGAAGCGGTAGATACCCCTGTTCACCTATTTCCTGCAAAAAGCTTTATCGTCAAAGAACCTTTAGGCACTGTGCTGATTATTGGTCCTTTTAACTATCCATTTCAACTTTTATTTGAACCATTAATTGGTGCGATTGCTGCTGGAAATACCGCAGTCATTAAGCCATCTGAACTCACACCAAACGTCGCTAAAGTTGTTGAAGAGATTATTACAGCAACATTCGAGCCAAAATATGTGTCTGTTGTTCAAGGCGGTGCAGATGTTATTCAGACATTGCTCCAACAACCTTTTGATCATATCTTCTTTACAGGTAGTGAGCGTGTCGGCAAAATTGTGTATAAGGCAGCTGCTGAACAGATGATTCCTGTCACACTTGAACTCGGTGGCAAGTCTCCTGTCATCATTGATAAAACCGCCAACCTTAAAGTAGCTAGTGAACGTATCAGTTTCGGTAAGTTTATTAACACTGGTCAAACATGCGTCGCACCAGACTATATTTTAATTGATGAGTCTGTCAAAGTACCATTTATCCATGCATTACGCACGACATTAAAAGAATTTTATGGTTCCAATCCCTTAACAAGCGAAGACTTAGGTCATATCGTCAATGAACGTCATTTTGATTGCCTTGCTTTATTAATGGATAAACAACAAGATCAATGCATTATCGGTGGTGAACGCAATGTTGAACAGCGTAGAATAGCGCCAACTGTCTATGACAATGTGAAAGCTGACGATCCACTGATGCAAGAAGAAATTTTTGGGCCACTGTTACCAATTATGACCTATCAAAATATTGATGACGCGTTTCAGTTTGTTCAATCACGTCCAAAACCGTTAGCACTCTATCTCTTTAGTGAAGATGAGAATACATCCGATCGTGTACTCAATGAACTGTCATTTGGTGGTGGTGCCATTAATGACACTTTATTACATCTTGCAAATCCTAACTTACCATTCGGTGGTGTCGGTGCATCAGGTATCGGTCATTATCACGGAAAATACTCATTCGATACCTTCACACATGACAAATCATATATTTTCAAAACAACTAAGCTTGAATCAGGACTATTCTTCCCTCCTTATCAAGGCAAGTTAGATGCGATTAAAAAATTATTTAAAAAGTAA
- a CDS encoding SRPBCC domain-containing protein: MNNRSEMKPIEKNITLQADIDKVWQAVSTSEGIASWWMANDFEAKPGKPFTLHAGEFGDSPCKVKEVTPKNYLSFYWGKDWEVIFKLDEIDSEATEFTLIHSGWDETKQTEFGQPHPVVQPFMNDGWDEIVKVALPKYLEQL; this comes from the coding sequence ATGAATAACCGTTCTGAAATGAAACCAATTGAAAAAAACATCACATTACAAGCCGATATAGATAAAGTATGGCAAGCTGTATCCACATCAGAAGGTATCGCATCATGGTGGATGGCAAATGACTTCGAAGCAAAACCTGGTAAACCATTCACGCTTCATGCTGGAGAGTTTGGAGATTCACCTTGTAAAGTCAAAGAAGTCACTCCTAAAAATTATCTAAGTTTCTATTGGGGAAAAGATTGGGAGGTTATATTTAAACTGGACGAAATAGATTCTGAGGCGACAGAATTTACATTGATTCACTCTGGTTGGGATGAAACAAAACAAACCGAATTTGGTCAACCACACCCTGTTGTTCAACCATTTATGAATGACGGATGGGATGAAATCGTAAAAGTTGCCCTTCCAAAATATCTTGAACAACTTTAA
- a CDS encoding lactonase family protein, whose amino-acid sequence MATKGYIGSYTKKDGKGIYRFELDEQTGKMAKVETGFELNASTYLAQFKDTLLAVTKNDERAGLATFKIKKDATLEETGQSLESLKGSGCYVSVSPEGEFAFEAVYGDGLARIYEFDADKQQIVKLIEEVYHEYTPGPNVARQDASHVHYLEVTPEQKYVVAVDLGADLLVTYHYGHKGLDVAHRTELQPGDGPRHIAYHKTGRYAYVVNELSNTVVVMDYEDGQFTERERHFTISKDYLQPTKLAAVHLSHDQQFLYISNRGHDSIAIFKVLDDGARLELVDIVPSGDEFPRDFNITPSDDYLVVAHEQGDSKVVVFKRDKATGLLTLTDDSQQAAEGVCVKFLED is encoded by the coding sequence ATGGCAACAAAGGGCTACATAGGTTCATATACAAAAAAAGATGGCAAAGGGATTTATCGTTTTGAATTAGATGAACAAACAGGCAAAATGGCGAAGGTTGAGACAGGATTTGAACTCAATGCATCAACGTATTTAGCTCAGTTTAAAGATACATTGTTAGCTGTAACTAAAAATGATGAACGTGCCGGGCTGGCAACATTTAAAATTAAAAAAGATGCGACATTAGAAGAAACAGGACAATCTCTTGAATCATTAAAAGGATCAGGTTGTTATGTTTCTGTATCGCCAGAGGGTGAATTTGCATTTGAAGCGGTATATGGTGACGGCTTAGCACGTATTTATGAATTTGATGCTGATAAACAACAAATTGTTAAATTAATTGAAGAAGTTTATCACGAATATACACCAGGTCCAAATGTTGCAAGACAAGATGCATCGCACGTCCATTATTTAGAAGTGACACCTGAACAAAAATATGTGGTTGCTGTTGATTTAGGAGCAGACTTATTGGTGACATATCACTATGGACATAAAGGCTTAGATGTTGCGCACCGTACAGAGTTACAACCAGGTGATGGACCACGACACATTGCTTACCATAAAACAGGACGTTACGCATATGTTGTAAATGAATTATCTAACACAGTTGTTGTAATGGACTATGAAGACGGTCAATTTACTGAGCGTGAAAGACACTTCACCATTTCAAAAGACTACTTGCAACCTACGAAATTAGCAGCAGTACATTTATCACATGACCAACAATTCTTGTATATTTCAAATAGAGGTCATGACAGTATTGCTATTTTTAAAGTATTAGATGACGGTGCAAGATTAGAGCTAGTAGATATCGTACCATCTGGGGATGAATTCCCACGTGATTTCAATATCACACCATCTGATGATTATCTTGTGGTCGCACATGAACAAGGTGATTCAAAAGTCGTTGTATTCAAACGTGATAAAGCAACGGGCTTATTAACGTTAACAGACGATAGTCAACAAGCAGCTGAAGGTGTTTGTGTGAAATTTTTGGAAGACTAA